TGTCCCAGGCACAGCTGTTTATAATGCATCCACAGGTGTTTGGTCAGCAGGAACTGGAGCATCTATAAGTGGAAATTGTACTTTCCCTGAAAGTTCGGAATGGCTTAACCCTGTGACATATACTAGTAAAAGTAATGAGTACCAATACTTCCTACCATCAACCGATGCTTCGAATCTTAAATTTACTTTTACAGGTGGTGAAATTTATAAAATAAATATGAGCGGGGCGTCTCTTAAGTTGTCTCCAAATCCTGTCCTAACCATGAAGTCTAATGCTTCTTATCTTGTAAATATAAAACTAATGTATAGTTTTCTGTATCTGTTCAGTGATGGAAGTACAGGACTTATTGATAAATCAATCTATGGTGGGGGAACTAAAACACCTGTAGGAGTCGTTGTAAGCCGTAGTAAGCGATTAGCTATAGCTTTAAAGAATGCTAATAACGGAGCAACAGTCCAATGGACAACCAACACAAGTCTTAATACATGGACAAATACTAACGTTTATCAGTATCAGGATGCAATGTTCCGTTATGATGGTGAAGATGAAACATGGAACCCTGCCAATAATCGACCTAACGCAGGAACAGTGGCAAAAGGAGATAATAATGCACTCTTCCCAGCTTTTTATCGTGCCGGGCATTATTCTGACGAGTTACAAGCTGCTGGTATTTCTATGACTGGAACATTATCAGGTAAGAAATGGCATCTACCAGCTTTTGGAGAAATGAGACTTATGACAGAAGCCCTTGGTTTTGCAAAGCCTGTAACTCCGTCATCATCTAGTTCTGAATTTTATGGGCAACCATGGTATCCAAGATTAGCTGATATCGCCTTTACCCAGGTAGGAGGGACAAGTATCCTTCTAAATGATGGTGGTATAAATCGGATTTATTATTGGACAAGTACTGATATAAATGGTTATGGTGGTGGTTGGCCTGGAGCTATTGGTTTATACAATGATGTATCATCCACAACATTTTGGTTTAGTGGTGGTTTAAATAATTATAAAACGAAATACCATTATGCACGAGCTTTTATCAATTACTAACATTCTGGACTTATTGTAAAGCATATATTGAATGTAGAGAAAAATCTATATGTTTGTCGTAAAATTATATTAAAATATAACGGCTTACAATATATGAATAAAGCAATTTGACAGAAATAATATATATGTTTTACAACGCTCCGTGGGCTAAAAGGTCTCGAGTCCACGGAGTTATCACAAAGAGAGACCACCTTAATAACAATATGGCTAATAAACCTATTCAATTTATCTTAAAAGAGCAGAAGTTGAACATTGGAAAACAGGCAGGGAAGACTGTAATTGTAGCTCGCCCGACAGGTAGGCAACGTGTTGACTTCCGCAACTTTTGTGAACGTATTGCTAAGTCAACAACCTTTAATGCGCAAGAGGTAGCTGCTGTGCTTAATCTTGCCAGCGAAACAGCTCGTGACATTGTAGCCAATGGCGACATCGTAGAGTTTGGCGACCTTGGAACCTTAACACCTTCGTTTAAGAGTAAGGCTGTCTTGAAAGGTGAACAGTTTCGTGCACAGCAGCACATTGAGAAACCTGTAGTAAAACTTCTTGCTTCTCGTAAATATTTCACACTAAATGATGTTACCTTTGAGCAGGTAACACCAGGGGAAAAGAAAGCAAAGAAGGAAAAGAAGACAGAGAAAAAGAACGAAAATCCAGGTCCTGTTCCTGCAGATTAATAAAGACACAATTCGTCAGTCTAAGATATTCAATGTAAAGTTCGCGAACAAATTCAAAAAAGTTCGCGAACTTTTTTGAATTTGTTCGCGAACTTTTTTGTGTTTGTCATAGTAGTATTTTTACTTCTTACCAAGTCCACGAAGCCACTTCAGAGGTTTTTTAATAAGAGCCTTCAAGCCTGATTCGTTGTTGGATGTTGATGGCAACTCCTCACGAATATCATATTTCGTACTTCTTCTTACAGACTTTTCTTCTGGTGTACGCTGGCGGTTGTTACGCTTCTTGCGCTTATTGTTAGGCTTCTTGTTCTGCTGATTGATAGTGTTTTCAGCATTACCTTTATTATTAGCAGGTTTCCGGTCATTGCGCTTCTCGTTCTCAGCTTTTGGCTGACGCTCCTGCTGCTTACCTTTATTCTGACGATTATTCTTCTTGTTTACTGGTTTACCCTCAGTTGCTGCAGGATTGTTATCTTGCTGCTTTTGAGGTCTATGGTTCTGTTTGTTTCCAGT
The Prevotella melaninogenica DNA segment above includes these coding regions:
- a CDS encoding histidinol phosphate phosphatase, producing MANKPIQFILKEQKLNIGKQAGKTVIVARPTGRQRVDFRNFCERIAKSTTFNAQEVAAVLNLASETARDIVANGDIVEFGDLGTLTPSFKSKAVLKGEQFRAQQHIEKPVVKLLASRKYFTLNDVTFEQVTPGEKKAKKEKKTEKKNENPGPVPAD